In Corylus avellana chromosome ca2, CavTom2PMs-1.0, the following proteins share a genomic window:
- the LOC132169009 gene encoding pectinesterase inhibitor-like has translation MKSQLPFAVAFVLLVYSQSLGMVRADLEDQDLVDITCSKTYNPVFCTSTLRADPGSTSTDLKGLALIMLHAVQNRTNETFRHVEYLIGQTSDPVIKEMLNGCSTEYGVAAVVSCPDAIKQFGWGRFLFSQGDMDGVFHNAENCEGYFSCEEVVTDGTFGHCVPKPSPLTDQNNLVYTLARIAADIISTIN, from the coding sequence ATGAAATCCCAGCTTCCATTTGCCGTGGCTTTTGTGCTCTTGGTTTACAGCCAATCATTAGGAATGGTGCGTGCAGATTTGGAGGACCAAGATTTGGTGGACATCACGTGCTCGAAGACCTACAACCCTGTGTTTTGCACGTCGACATTAAGGGCGGATCCGGGCAGCACCAGCACCGACTTGAAGGGCCTTGCCCTTATAATGTTGCATGCTGTGCAGAACAGGACCAATGAAACTTTTAGGCATGTGGAATATTTGATCGGGCAGACAAGCGATCCAGTTATCAAGGAGATGCTCAATGGTTGTAGTACCGAGTATGGGGTCGCTGCTGTCGTGAGCTGTCCGGATGCAATCAAACAGTTTGGTTGGGGCCGTTTCCTCTTTTCTCAGGGCGATATGGATGGCGTTTTCCATAATGCAGAGAATTGTGAAGGGTACTTCAGCTGTGAAGAGGTCGTCACTGATGGTACCTTTGGCCACTGCGTACCAAAGCCGTCGCCGTTAACTGATCAGAATAATCTTGTTTATACCCTTGCCCGAATAGCCGCGGACAttatatccaccattaattag
- the LOC132169010 gene encoding cell wall / vacuolar inhibitor of fructosidase 2-like, translating to MKSLLLAGLLVFSQFSGILRADLVDDVCMRTDFPAICTSTLRSNPGSASADVKGLARIMLPVASEPVLKAMLKDCTNDYGVSVVSSCLDAIQKFDMGIFRIAQGNMEDIAGGAESCKEVFSCVEVGYSRKNLLPAMAIAVNG from the exons ATGAAATCCCTTCTGTTGGCCGGGCTTTTGGTTTTCAGCCAATTCTCAGGAATATTGCGTGCAGATTTGGTGGATGACGTATGCATGAGGACCGATTTTCCAGCCATTTGCACGTCGACTTTAAGGTCGAACCCGGGCAGCGCTAGCGCCGACGTGAAAGGGCTTGCTCGCATCATGTTGCCAGTT GCGAGTGAGCCGGTTCTGAAGGCCATGCTCAAAGATTGTACTAATGACTATGGGGTCTCCGTCGTAAGTAGTTGTCTGGACGCTATCCAAAAGTTTGATATGGGTATTTTCCGCATTGCTCAAGGGAATATGGAGGACATTGCCGGAGGTGCAGAGTCTTGCAAAGAGGTCTTCAGTTGTGTAGAGGTCGGATATTCCCGGAAAAACCTTCTGCCAGCCATGGCCATCGCTGTTAACGGATAG
- the LOC132171614 gene encoding serine/threonine-protein phosphatase PP1-like — translation MDQSLLDDIINRLMEVRGRPGKQVQLSESEIRQLCVASREIFLQQPNLLELEAPIKICGDIHGQYSDLLRLFEYGGLPPKANYLFLGDYVDRGKQSLETICLLLAYKIKYPENFFLLRGNHECASINRIYGFYDECKRRFNIRLWKTFTECFNCLPVAALIDEKILCMHGGLSPDLHHLDQIRNLLRPTDVPDTGLLCDLLWSDPSKDIQDWGMNDRGVSYTFGADKVTEFLEKHDLDLICRAHQVVEDGYEFFANRQLVTIFSAPNYCGEFDNAGAMMSVDETLMCSFQILRPADNKLKFNFGSTLTAKPGNSPTGIFGSTTTAKPGNPPTGVKSFLGV, via the exons ATGGACCAATCGCTGCTCGACGACATAATCAACCGGCTTATGGAAGTCCGAGGCCGGCCGGGCAAGCAGGTCCAGCTCTCGGAGTCGGAGATCCGCCAGCTCTGCGTTGCTTCTAGAGAGATTTTCTTGCAACAGCCCAATTTGTTGGAGCTTGAAGCACCCATCAAGATTTGTG GTGACATACATGGTCAATATTCTGATCTTTTGAGGCTTTTTGAGTATGGTGGATTACCTCCTAAAGCCAACTACTTGTTTTTGGGGGATTATGTGGATCGAGGCAAGCAAAGTTTAGAAACAATATGTCTACTCCtagcatataaaataaaatatcctGAGAACTTTTTCCTCTTGAGGGGAAACCACGAATGTGCTTCTATCAATCGTATATATGGCTTTTATGATGAATGTAAGAGAAGATTTAATATCAGGTTATGGAAGACATTCACAGAGTGCTTTAACTGCCTGCCAGTGGCTGCCCTAATTGACGAAAAAATTCTCTGCATGCATGGGGGCCTTTCTCCCGATCTGCATCATTTGGATCAGATTAGAAATTTACTGCGGCCAACTGATGTACCAGACACAGGTTTGCTCTGTGATCTTCTCTGGTCTGATCCCAGTAAAGATATTCAAGATTGGGGAATGAATGATAGGGGAGTTTCATATACATTTGGTGCTGACAAGGTGACGGAGTTTCTTGAGAAGCATGATTTGGATCTCATTTGTCGTGCTCACCAG GTTGTAGAGGACGGCTATGAGTTCTTTGCCAACCGACAACTTGTTACTATATTTTCAGCACCTAATTATTGTGGGGAGTTTGACAATGCCGGTGCCATGATGAGTGTGGATGAGACACTAATGTGCTCCTTCCAAATATTAAGGCCTGCAGATAACAAGCTGAAGTTCAACTTTGGGAGCACGCTAACAGCCAAACCTGGAAATTCTCCAACAGGGATTTTTGGGAGTACAACTACTGCTAAGCCTGGAAACCCCCCAACTGGAGTGAAG TCCTTCCTTGGAGTATGA